From the Drosophila suzukii chromosome 2 unlocalized genomic scaffold, CBGP_Dsuzu_IsoJpt1.0 scf_2c, whole genome shotgun sequence genome, one window contains:
- the LOC139354554 gene encoding uncharacterized protein, with protein MDRLESAKLEGLNQGESGLSEISPGEPTYSSPGDDACVGSENKHEQERDDHSIQAKGDKVVASEEYLEVSGVAAAVVQRRDQVVASEEFLEASGMAAADVQRRDQVAENVEAEIQHLQQIEKLYVARKWVADLENSLSQNEPARGHGIDMNDLGDLRGRS; from the exons ATGGACCGTCTGGAATCAGCAAAACTGGAGGGGCTGAACCAGGGGGAATCGGGGCTGAGTGAAATCTCGCCTGGGGAGCCAACATATTCGAGCCCGGGAGATGACGCTTGTGTTGGTAGTGAAAACAAACATGAGCAAGAAAGGGACGACCATAGTATACAGGCAAAAGGCGACAAAGTAGTGGCGTCTGAAGAATATCTGGAAGTTTCTGGCGTGGCGGCTGCGGTCGTGCAGCGGCGTGATCAAGTGGTGGCGTCTGAAGAATTTTTGGAAGCTTCTGGCATGGCGGCTGCGGACGTGCAGCGGCGTGATCAAGTGGCGGAAAACGTTGAGGCAGAAATCCAACATTTGCAACAAATCGAGAAGCTGTATGTTGCGCGTAAATGGGTGGCTGACTTAGAAAATTCGTTGAGCCAAAATGAACCCGCTCGAGGACATGGCATCGACATGAATGATTTGG GAGATCTGCGAGGTCGTTCATGA
- the LOC139354552 gene encoding uncharacterized protein: MRYKDIIKSSKSEFKAIQDRNSVLAVKAIMDRLESAKLEGLNQGESGLSEISPGEPTFSSPGDDACVGSENKHEQERDDHSIPAKGDKVVASEEYLEVSGVAAAVLQRRDQLVASEEFLEASGMAAADVQRRDQVAENDEAEIQHLQQIEKLYVARKWVADLENSLSQNEPARGHGIDMNDLGDLRGRS; the protein is encoded by the exons ATGAGATACAAGGACATAATAAAGAGTTCGAAATCTGAGTTTAAAGCTATCCAAGACCGAAACAGCGTGTTAGCTGTGAAGGCCATTATGGACCGTCTGGAATCAGCAAAACTGGAGGGGCTGAACCAGGGGGAATCGGGGCTGAGTGAAATCTCGCCTGGGGAGCCAACATTTTCGAGCCCGGGAGATGACGCTTGTGTTGGTAGTGAAAACAAACATGAGCAAGAAAGGGACGACCATAGTATACCGGCAAAAGGCGACAAAGTAGTGGCGTCTGAAGAATATCTGGAAGTTTCTGGCGTGGCGGCTGCGGTCTTGCAGCGGCGTGATCAACTGGTGGCGTCTGAAGAATTTTTGGAAGCTTCTGGCATGGCGGCTGCGGACGTGCAGCGGCGTGATCAAGTGGCGGAAAACGATGAGGCAGAAATCCAACATTTGCAACAAATCGAGAAGCTGTATGTTGCGCGTAAATGGGTGGCTGACTTAGAAAATTCGTTGAGCCAAAATGAACCCGCTCGAGGACATGGCATCGACATGAATGATTTGG GAGATCTGCGAGGTCGTTCATGA
- the LOC139354553 gene encoding uncharacterized protein: MDRLESAKLEWLNQGESGLSEISPGEPTFSSPGDDACVGSENKHEQERDDHSIQAKGDKVVASEEYLEVSGVAAAVVQRRDQVVASEEFLEASGMAAADVQRRDQVTENVDAEIQHLQQIEKLYVARKWVADLENSLSQNEPARGHGIDMNDLGDLRGRS, translated from the exons ATGGACCGTCTGGAATCAGCAAAATTGGAGTGGCTGAACCAGGGGGAATCGGGGCTGAGTGAAATCTCGCCTGGGGAGCCAACATTTTCGAGCCCGGGAGATGACGCTTGTGTTGGTAGTGAAAACAAACATGAGCAAGAAAGGGACGACCATAGTATACAGGCAAAAGGCGACAAAGTAGTGGCGTCTGAAGAATATCTGGAAGTTTCTGGCGTGGCGGCTGCGGTCGTGCAGCGGCGTGATCAAGTGGTGGCGTCTGAAGAATTTTTGGAAGCTTCTGGCATGGCGGCTGCGGACGTGCAGCGGCGTGATCAAGTGACGGAAAACGTTGATGCAGAAATCCAACATTTGCAACAAATCGAGAAGCTGTATGTTGCGCGTAAATGGGTGGCTGACTTAGAAAATTCGTTGAGCCAAAATGAACCCGCTCGAGGACATGGCATCGACATGAATGATTTGG GAGATCTGCGAGGTCGTTCATGA